Proteins from a single region of Prinia subflava isolate CZ2003 ecotype Zambia chromosome 10, Cam_Psub_1.2, whole genome shotgun sequence:
- the GFI1 gene encoding zinc finger protein Gfi-1 — translation MPRSFLVKSKKAHSYHQPRSADEDYSLRLETVLAQICADSKIPEDTELCRTALPDPEPSQGRFSPESHLTEAADGTSESAPSCEGSVCDRVSEFEDFWRPPSPSVSPASERSVCPSLDEAPPFSVPFKPYMWNSLGGSELRHLVQSYRPCPALERTSALGLFCDRGSEPALYGAECSSSLGLYGDFSSPGPGLFEQPPAAPPGLYAETQPGLQQEKGPGGIKVESDLLCRPLLISTGSYKCVKCSKVFSTPHGLEVHVRRSHSGTRPFACDMCGKTFGHAVSLEQHKAVHSQERSFDCKICGKSFKRSSTLSTHLLIHSDTRPYPCQYCGKRFHQKSDMKKHTFIHTGEKPHKCQVCGKAFSQSSNLITHSRKHTGFKPFGCDLCGKGFQRKVDLRRHRETQHGLK, via the exons ATGCCGAGGTCCTTCCTAGTGAAGAGCAAGAAAGCGCACAGCTACCACCAGCCTCGCTCCGCCGACGAGGACTACAGCCTGCGGCTGGAGACGGTGCTGGCCCAGATCTGTGCAG ACAGCAAGATCCCCGAGGACACGGAGCTGTGCCGCACCGCCCTGCCCGATCCGGAGCCTTCCCAGGGTCGCTTTTCCCCGGAATCCCACCTTACCGAGGCTGCCGATGGCACCTCCGAGTCAGCGCCCAGCTGCGAGGGCAGTGTCTGTGACAGAGTGTCCGAGTTCGAGGATTTCTGGAGACCTCCCTCGCCCTCCGTCTCGCCAG CCTCGGAGAGATCTGTGTGTCCATCCCTAGACGAAGCACCCCCTTTCTCGGTGCCCTTCAAACCATACATGTGGAACAGCCTGGGTGGCTCCGAGCTCAGGCACCTTGTGCAAAGCTAccggccctgcccggcgctGGAGCGGAcctcagccctggggctctTCTGCGACCGAGGCTCCGAGCCCGCCCTCTACGGCGCCGAGTGTAGCTCTTCCCTGGGACTGTATGGTGACTTCAGCTCCCCGGGTCCAGGGCTCTTtgagcagccaccagcagcacctcctggaCTCTATGCCGAAACGCAGCCTGGGCTGCAACAGGAGAAGGGGCCAGGTGGCATCAAAGTGGAGTCTGACCTCTTGTGCCGCCCACTGCTCATCAGCACTGGCTCTTACAAGTGTGTCAAGTGCAGCAAG GTCTTCTCCACCCCGCACGGCCTTGAGGTGCATGTGCGCCGCTCACACAGCGGCACGAGGCCCTTCGCCTGCGACATGTGTGGCAAGACCTTCGGCCATGCAgtcagcctggagcagcacaagGCCGTGCACTCGCAG GAACGCAGCTTTGATTGTAAGATTTGTGGCAAGAGCTTTAAGAGATCTTCTACTCTGTCCACTCACCTGCTCATCCACTCAGACACCCGACCCTATCCGTGCCAGTACTGTGGGAAGCGGTTCCACCAGAAATCTGATATGAAGAAACACACCTTCATCCACACAg GTGAGAAGCCTCACAAGTGCCAGGTGTGTGGAAAAGCCTTTAGTCAGAGCTCCAACCTCATCACCCACAGTCGGAAGCACACAGGCTTCAAGCCCTTTGGCTGTGATCTGTGTGGCAAAGGCTTCCAGCGAAAGGTGGATTTACGGAGACACCGGGAGACACAGCATGGCCTGAAATGA